The Seriola aureovittata isolate HTS-2021-v1 ecotype China chromosome 3, ASM2101889v1, whole genome shotgun sequence genome includes a region encoding these proteins:
- the sorbs2a gene encoding sorbin and SH3 domain-containing protein 2 isoform X10, translating into MNTDSGGYAPKSVALSLILSPVKRVQSSPNLATGSDSHSSDLDSWRSRSVTDGLKNGDASSSSLAAKGFRSVRPNLQDKKSPTQGPPSPDPSAQRSHYHSHSSDSLDYLSGLMPKTLSPTPYVPIGAGGTAGALSGPSFTTFSGASIGGCMSPSASPVTVSALSHYSSSTPGLLDELQICSLDSPGASPTPSPTLSLVSTYTTTAGPDDVLTTSVASTAAAATVTNGQVLSHAMNGSASHPQRPLSPPSYPPPPASLHTGLPRQSRSSEGTECITRESVVSGHTSVSSTVPIARFSEEEKRVSVIKAPHYEGIGPVDESGIPIAIRTTVDRPKDWYKTMFKQIHKVHKADDDYSDTYNATYAVINNADDYSLLSTTTMAHPAPRTHTYRPLSKSPSDNGGHLGPREPSPSPVPPPPPPMPSLLQLRARDSEREKDSPDMNEWGPPDRKVDTRKYRAEPKSIFEYEPGKSSILEHERPTYDDIDLENEPWYKFFSELEFGRPPPKKRLDYNPDISARQRIETSLHIAPADKAPERPASAASDYRKRRKSEPSSSQVNAQSQSRAATSPKPVDAYRPSSSLKKPVVRSSPSSPSRAKGGDACNMYSNSLTSPGPYQRPYLPPVPSDPDHCDQDASQEGSSSSKQSVCCKNSWQTKRQDAERWSSVEEVPRSPVKLKSRSCDDLLNDGHSGSGARNATRSESAGSLVCDGNPSGSAGSSSTRSLPRPHRRRAHDSPGFLQLYRKMHQIDRAQLIPSEVIRSVRARILELERQPHLHRHRLSPWTPSWGMEVPRDMVPNRISEYERLIQKSKSMPNLGDSEVPSGTTTPGGSSSRASSGGGGTPCFPKRRFSIESLLEEDNNGNSGAVPHTMDHLHRPRSPPEGQPRGPERGRSFPAPPVPQGPQANPDYSDSEQDAVASDLSDFIQVEGSSFCSESDFDHCSLTSSESLYGSSTLHHHHLRHHHHHHHHHHPGHQNLGQSQGYQHRHLISTCKGRCPASYTRFTTMLRHERERARQEHQRPSQQSSNGNSQIQSSQSQQAMSKLAFLVSPVPFRRKKGSPPTSRRISGGGGRGSRPKSKQAIYEALDAALRDIYEHIQAERGHRGTRAPDDSILRRILAELLPNVPERSSSLRGRRGCWHGGHSSASLYPDGSPTGFASYREDPSTPRLQSPQLQSPVSACYGRHSDTSNNNEYGEEQGNGNDQDVSRSYSTMDGRHTPQSRRPTPDREKQPARAIYDFKAQTAKELTFKKGDAVNIIRQIDNNWYEGEHRGRVGIFPISYVEKMPSTEKQQPIRPPPPAHVREIGEAVARYNFNADTNVELSLRKGERVILIRQVDQNWYEGKIPDTTKQGIFPVSYVDIVKRSPSKSSAHHIDPHGHPGNRTPSSTPIKPFYHLPPSSTTHDLPSPHPSLRRLDLQAITDEWLSLTMVPSASTPAHSFTTTPVPPTPPPLPPDLTLFQKALEPKTPSPSPSPSPAPTQRSFALPPQIFSRTPPFKEGRLSLGHTPAALPFSQPPPPLPPPPSSPPPPPPAPHVSLTSPSPDSSLRYNSSKGFTETAQMLCIAKPEVLSCTAGPEPIKPVTQTPQWHKSTAPVNKSGKSPDIELRVKDPYDELLSMILDGSTSKNNVDFSRLSPIDSPPATPTSESQSRFKLKDEESRQPAGKPQAVTPASESAGSVRLEVLFHKPVMMEPLSVSWGEQPKTLNDDEPVEFQRPPSVKGKGYTELFIEEEDDALEEKEEDVRVFNERLSPQADVSPSTLTRLSHPGFSSPCTPPPLTSTPPPASSSSTSSFPSPSSSSPRSQQHDPNTTPPSPPCSPRPPSLPHLTTSPLPQVSPPPPASPPPLHSSHPSPNVLPQRSVSQPSSSPCPSGPLASSPDSQSPCPFPTLSPPEPASPPLTTPRSPPTPPTVPHPGHRSSKVKQDPVVGGKPPRSPILSRRSYLSPIRGRRRLVQDALHGGGDPYQALYNYMPRNEDELELREGDIVDVMEKCDDGWFVGTSRRNKLFGTFPGNYVKQL; encoded by the exons ATGAATACAG ATAGCGGAGGATACGCTCCCAAAAGCGTGGCCTTGTCACTCATACTCTCTCCCGTGAAGAGGGTCCAGAGCTCACCAAATCTAGCCACAG GGAGTGATTCTCACTCGTCAGACTTGG ATTCTTGGCGGTCCCGCAGTGTAACAGATGGCCTTAAGAATGGAGACGCCAGCAGCTCGTCTCTTGCTGCCAAAGGCTTCCGCAGTGTCAGACCCAACCTGCAGGACAAGAAGTCACCAACACAG GGGCCTCCGTCCCCCGACCCCTCAGCACAGCGCTCCCACTACCACAGCCACAGCTCAGACTCACTCGACTACCTGTCAGGCCTAATGCCCAAGACCCTATCGCCCACCCCGTACGTTCCTATTGGAGCTGGCGGCACAGCTGGTGCTTTGAGCGGGCCGAGCTTTACCACATTCAGCGGTGCGAGCATCGGTGGCTGCATGTCACCCTCGGCTTCCCCAGTCACAGTGTCTGCTCTCAGCCACTACTCGTCGTCCACGCCGGGTCTGCTGGACGAGCTGCAGATCTGTAGTCTGGACTCACCTGGCGCCTCACCCACGCCGTCGCCCACCCTCAGCCTTGTTTCTACCTACACAACCACTGCTGGCCCTGATGATGTGCTAACAACCTCTGTggcctccactgctgcagcagccacTGTCACTAAC GGCCAGGTCCTCTCTCACGCTATGAATGGAAGTGCTAGCCATCCACAGAGACCCCTCTCTCCTCCGTCCTATCCTCCTCCCCCCGCCTCACTCCACACTGGGCTCCCGAGACAGAGCAGGAGCTCGG AGGGCACCGAGTGTATCACTAGGGAGTCTGTGGTGTCGGGCCACACCAGCGTCAGCAGCACCGTGCCCATCGCCCGCTtctcagaagaagaaaaaagggttTCTGTCATTAAAGCCCCTCATTATGAAGGCATCGGCCCTGTGGACGAGTCTGGCATCCCTATCGCCATCCGCACG ACGGTGGATAGGCCTAAGGATTGGTATAAAACTATGTTCAAACAGATCCACAAGGTTCACAAAGCAG ATGATGACTATTCTGACACATACAATGCAACATATGCTGTCATAAACAACG CAGACGACTACAGCCTGTTGTCCACCACCACCATGGCCCACCCAGCTCCCCGCACACATACGTACAGGCCACTATCCAAGAGCCCCTCAGACAACGGAGGGCACCTGGGGCCTCGGGAGCCTTCCCCGTCCCCTGtacccccaccacctccacccatGCCATCCCTCCTGCAGCTGAGGGCCAGAGATAGTGAACGCGAAAAGGACTCCCCAGACAT GAATGAATGGGGTCCCCCCGACAGGAAAGTGGACACACGGAAGTACCGCGCAGAGCCTAAGAGTATTTTTGAATACGAGCCTGGGAAGTCCTCTATTCTGGAGCACGAAAGACCa ACCTATGATGACATAGATTTAGAGAACGAGCCTTGGTATAAGTTCTTTTCCGAGCTGGAGTTTGGGCGGCCG CCTCCTAAAAAACGGCTGGATTATAATCCAGACATCTCCGCTCGCCAGCGCATTGAG ACATCCCTACACATCGCTCCTGCTGACAAGGCTCCGGAGAGACCTGCGAG TGCTGCCAGCGACTacaggaagagaaggaagtCAGAGCCATCAAGTTCCCAAGTGAATGCTCAGTCTCAGAGCAGAGCTGCCACTTCCCCTAAACCAGTGGATGCCTACAGACCCAGCAGCAGCCTAAAGAAACCTGTCGTTCGTTCCTCACCTTCCTCACCCTCCAGAGCCAAAg GTGGGGACGCATGCAACATGTATTCAAACAGTTTGACCTCCCCGGGTCCTTATCAGCGCCCCTATCTGCCCCCTGTCCCCTCTGACCCTGACCATTGCGATCAGGACGCCAGCCAGGAAGGCAGCTCCTCCTCCAAGCAGTCTGTCTGTTGTAAGAACAGTTGGCAGACAAAACGCCAAGATGCTGAGAGATGGAGCAGTGTGGAGGAGGTGCCACGCTCCCCTGTCAAGCTGAAGTCACGCAGCTGTGATGACTTACTCAATGATGGGCATTCTGGCTCAGGTGCGCGCAACGCCACCCGCTCAGAAAGTGCCGGGTCACTGGTGTGTGATGGGAATCCCTCAGGTTCAGCTGGATCCTCTTCCACTCGCTCATTGCCACGACCCCACCGGCGACGGGCACACGACTCACCGGGCTTTCTCCAGCTCTATCGTAAAATGCACCAGATTGACAGAGCTCAGCTCATCCCATCTGAAGTCATCCGCTCGGTCCGTGCACGCATCCTGGAGCTGGAGCGCCAGCCTCACCTGCATCGCCATCGCCTCTCTCCGTGGACACCCTCTTGGGGCATGGAGGTGCCACGCGATATGGTGCCAAACCGCATTTCTGAATATGAGCGCCTTATTCAGAAGTCCAAATCCATGCCCAACTTGGGTGATAGTGAGGTCCCCTCAGGCACTACCACACCAGGCGGCTCATCGTCTCGAGCcagcagtggtggtgggggcaCACCCTGTTTTCCAAAGCGGCGTTTTTCCATAGAATCTTTATTAGAGGAAGACAACAACGGCAACAGTGGAGCAGTACCTCACACCATGGATCACTTGCATCGACCTCGTAGCCCGCCTGAGGGCCAGCCTCGTGGACCAGAGCGTGGGCGGTCctttcctgctcctcctgtcccTCAAGGCCCGCAAGCCAACCCAGACTACTCTGACAGCGAACAAGACGCTGTTGCTTCAGACCTCAGTGACTTCATCCAGGTGGAGGGCTCCTCGTTTTGCAGTGAGAGTGACTTTGACCATTGCTCACTAACCTCCTCTGAGAGCTTGTACGGCTCTTccaccctccaccaccaccacctccgtcatcaccaccatcaccaccaccaccaccaccctggTCACCAAAATCTAGGCCAGAGCCAGGGCTACCAACACCGGCACCTCATCAGCACCTGCAAAGGCCGCTGCCCGGCCTCTTATACTCGTTTCACGACCATGCTTCGCcatgagagagagcgagcacgGCAGGAGCACCAGAGACCTTCACAGCAGAGCAGTAACGGTAATTCCCAAATCCAGAGCTCACAGTCCCAGCAAGCGATGTCCAAGCTGGCCTTCCTGGTCAGCCCAGTGCCTTTCCGCAGGAAAAAGGGCTCACCACCTACCTCTAGAAGAATCAGTGGTGGCGGAGGTCGAGGTAGCAGACCTAAGTCCAAACAGGCCATTTATGAAGCACTAGATGCAGCCTTGAGAGACATATATGAGCACATTCAAGCAGAGAGAGGCCACAGAGGCACTAGGGCACCTGATGATAGCATCCTGAGGAGAATACTGGCCGAACTGCTGCCTAACGTGCCTGAGCGAAGCTCCTCATtgcgggggaggagggggtgctGGCACGGGGGTCACTCCTCTGCATCTTTGTACCCAGATGGAAGCCCCACCGGGTTCGCCTCATACAGAGAGGATCCCTCCACACCACGGTTACAGTCACCACAGCTACAGTCACCAGTCAGTGCCTGTTACGGACGCCACTCGGACACCTCAAACAATAACGAATATGGAGAGGAGCAGGGCAATGGAAATG ACCAGGATGTCTCAAGGAGTTATTCCACCATGGATGGACGCCACACACCCCAGAGTAGAAGACCTACTCCTGACAGAGAG aAACAGCCCGCGAGAGCCATTTATGATTTTAAGGCACAAACAGCTAA ggagctgacatttaaaaaaggtGATGCAGTGAATATCATCAGGCAGATAGACAACAACTGGTATGAAGGAGAGCACCGTGGACGGGTGGGGATATTCCCCATATCGTATGTAGAG aagatGCCGtccacagagaagcagcagccgATCCGTCCTCCTCCGCCAGCACACGTCAGAGAGATCGGAGAGGCAGTGGCACGCTACAACTTCAATGCTGACACCAATGTGGAGTTGTCTCTCAGAAAG ggagagagagtgatttTGATAAGACAGGTGGATCAGAACTGGTACGAGGGGAAGATCCCAGACACAACCAAACAGGGCATCTTTCCTGTGTCCTACGTTGACATCGTCAAGCGCTCCCCGTCCAAGAGCTCCGCCCACCACATAGACCCACATGGTCACCCTGGCAACAGGACACCAAGCAGCACACCCATAAAG CCTTTCTACCATCTACCTCCATCCTCTACCACCCATgacctcccctcccctcacccctcgTTGAGAAGGCTTGACCTGCAAGCAATCACCGACGAGTGGCTGTCCCTCACAATGGTCCCTTCAGCGTCCACTCCAGCTCACTCCTTCACCACCACCCCTGTACCGCccactcctccccctcttccacCTGACCTCACACTTTTCCAAAAGGCTCTGGAGCCTAAGACACCCTCACCGTCACCTTCTCCTTCACCTGCACCAACACAAAGAAGCTTCGCTCTTCCACCCCAGATATTTTCCAGAACGCCACCTTTTAAAGAAGGAAGGCTCAGTTTAGGTCACACTCCAGCTGCTCTGCCTTTctcccaacctcctcctcctcttcctccacctccttcttctccacctcctcctcctcctgcccctcaTGTGTCACTCACCTCTCCATCGCCTGACTCTTCTCTGCGATACAACAGCAGCAAGGGTTTCACTGAAACAGCCCAAATGTTATGCATTGCTAAGCCAGAGGTTTTGTCTTGCACAGCAGGACCCGAGCCAATAAAACCAGTCACACAAACTCCACAGTGGCACAAGTCCACTGCACCAGTAAACAAAAGCGGCAAATCCCCCGACATTGAGCTGCGAGTAAAAGACCCTTATGACGAGCTGTTGTCTATGATCCTGGATGGTTCTACCAGTAAAAACAACGTTGACTTTTCAAGATTGTCTCCGATAGATTCCCCACCAGCTACGCCAACCAGTGAATCTCAGAGCAGGTTTAAGCTAAAAGACGAAGAATCCCGTCAGCCAGCTGGGAAACCCCAAGCAGTCACTCCAGCCAGCGAATCAGCAGGCAGCGTTCGGTTAGAGGTGCTATTTCACAAGCCTGTGATGATGGAGCCGCTGTCCGTCTCCTGGGGAGAGCAGCCAAAGACTCTGAATGATGATGAACCAGTCGAGTTTCAAAGGCCACCGTCGGTCAAGGGGAAGGGATATACTGAGTTGTTCATTGAGGAAGAGGATGACGCTttagaagagaaagaggaagatgtTAGAGTTTTTAATGAAAGACTCAGTCCACAG GCTGATGTCTCTCCTTCCACCCTGACACGACTTTCTCACCCCGGCTTCTCCTCACCCTGCACACCACCTCCTCTGACCTCCACACCTCcccctgcttcttcttcttctacctcttcttttccttctccttcgTCTTCTTCCCCACGCTCACAACAGCATGATCCAAACACCACCCCTCCATCTCCCCCTTGCTCCCCTCGGCCCCCATCCCTTCCTCACCTCACAACATCACCCCTGCCTCAAGTCTCTCCCCCTCCACCTGCCTCACCACCTCCCCTCCACTCCTCTCACCCCTCCCCAAACGTTCTCCCACAGCGCTCTGTCTCTCAGCCATCAAGCTCTCCCTGTCCTTCTGGTCCGCTCGCATCCTCCCCCGACTCACAGTCGCCTTGTCCCTTTCCCACCCTGTCTCCCCCTGAACCCgcctctcctcccctcactACTCCTCGCTCTCCCCCGACTCCCCCCACTGTACCCCATCCAGGACATAGGTCTTCCAAGGTGAAG CAGGATCCAGTTGTTGGTGGTAAACCTCCTCGTAGCCCCATCTTGTCCCGGAGGTCCTATCTGTCACCCATTAGAGGTCGAAGG cGATTAGTACAGGATGCACTCCATGGTGGAGGAGACCC ATACCAGGCCCTGTACAACTACATGCCTCGCAACGAGGACGAGCTGGAGCTGAGGGAGGGAGACATTGTTGACGTGATGGAGAAGTGTGATGATGGCTGGTTTGTTG GGACCTCTCGAAGGAACAAGTTGTTTGGAACCTTCCCAGGAAACTACGTGAAGCAGCTATAA